One stretch of Pandoraea oxalativorans DNA includes these proteins:
- a CDS encoding GNAT family N-acetyltransferase translates to MTSPTRALTTLTIRDALDADLPVIRDIYNDAVEHTTAIWNEILVDLESRREWLAARLKRGYPVIVAERDGKTLGYASFGDWRAFDGYRHTVEHSIYIDKNARGGGIGEALMRALIERARALDVHVMIAAIEAQNTSSIRLHEKLGFRRVGTFSEVGTKFGRWLDLTCMELRIA, encoded by the coding sequence ATGACTTCCCCGACCCGTGCGCTGACGACGCTGACGATCCGCGACGCCCTCGATGCCGATCTTCCCGTGATCCGCGACATATACAACGATGCCGTCGAGCACACGACAGCCATCTGGAACGAGATCCTGGTGGATCTGGAGAGTCGTCGCGAGTGGCTGGCGGCGCGTCTGAAGCGCGGGTACCCGGTGATCGTCGCCGAGCGCGACGGCAAGACGCTCGGCTACGCATCGTTCGGCGACTGGCGCGCGTTCGACGGCTACCGTCACACCGTCGAGCATTCGATCTATATCGACAAGAATGCGCGCGGCGGCGGCATCGGTGAGGCGCTTATGCGCGCACTGATCGAGCGCGCCCGTGCCCTCGACGTCCACGTGATGATTGCGGCCATCGAAGCGCAGAACACATCGTCGATTCGTCTGCACGAAAAGCTGGGCTTTCGGCGGGTCGGCACCTTCAGCGAAGTGGGCACGAAGTTCGGTCGCTGGCTCGATCTGACGTGCATGGAATTGCGTATTGCCTGA
- a CDS encoding xanthine dehydrogenase family protein molybdopterin-binding subunit — protein MTRRGFLRASVVAGISVYIAPMGSRAFAALFEDKNLTPVAWDAARGQAKFRIDGTAKVTGSKIFARDVRARDMPGWPAQQAHAFVLRATLADRPYLGFDLSRLDDGLQPDRVVTAEDLARDGIAFPEFYGDDMLLPVGKTPAYLGHAVAILVYRDFARFRFAKDKLKFHDEIIRYGDVTGPLERDPWGSFRYVRVGGKTAYDDDVYSSLKDAPIFPSMMRKHLPVWPDGNDHGKLDEQGMAYAGKIGESLSHPPANWLVMSREYRTQSVDTAALEPDNANCWYDAATQTLHMVVPTQSPSEVAENAAAMAAKGHFPVKRLIVYPCYTVGYGSKGHYNMPFYGLAAAMYGDGLPVRLANDRYEQFQTSLKRHAFTMRYRIGVDKETGMLQAFTADMECNGGGRMNFSPSVAMVGATAAQSIYYFPQSDLASVAIASRAIDAGSARGYGTLQSMAATEMMIDEMAAQLGVDAMDFRLKNALRSGMKNTQGAIPAGAVRVDEVLARAKAHPLWTQRDKKKAEYEAAHPGRRYGVGFACVQKDFGTGAETSFARVEFDETGKISLHHTAAEIGTGTSTSQAVAVAKWLGMPATEVHIAITDWPELPVVTSGDPYLMSQADQDRLAANPRWSPGYASPSSATNSAFYFTHSTREAARLLFLQGLWPAALSIWRRGLGGGQAAPLVVRAEDARWVDGKLSAAGLEALPLGLLAKTAYEQGFVTGATVHVFNRWQWAEADWDLGDGVTQRLPVDGIALRFGKGGANASAAGAQAPATQTPAAKGTHRSGNAPAKSASSAMAAAAASGAQGAKGAPQPAAAGQQVAAPTPATGYRTMDRKRVYYPPVQRNNAAVTYYSAVGTLVGLSVHEASGKVELLTHHSIMECGNQISPQLVSGQLQGGLAMGIGHALHEYLPLYEDGPGNGTWNFNRYHLPRAVDVAVWTQTGEVLPPISETDVPKGIAEVVMIPVVGAIVNGLAHAIGHRFTALPVTPEKIQEVLA, from the coding sequence ATGACGCGTCGCGGCTTTCTCAGGGCGTCGGTCGTCGCGGGCATCTCCGTGTACATCGCGCCGATGGGAAGTCGCGCGTTCGCGGCGCTCTTCGAGGACAAGAACCTCACGCCGGTCGCCTGGGATGCTGCCAGGGGACAAGCCAAATTCCGTATCGACGGCACGGCCAAAGTCACCGGCAGCAAGATCTTTGCGCGTGACGTGCGCGCGCGCGACATGCCGGGCTGGCCCGCGCAGCAGGCGCATGCGTTCGTGCTACGCGCGACGCTCGCCGACCGTCCATATCTCGGCTTCGATCTCTCGCGCCTGGACGACGGTCTGCAACCCGACCGCGTGGTGACGGCAGAGGATCTCGCACGCGACGGCATCGCGTTCCCCGAGTTCTACGGCGACGACATGCTGTTGCCGGTCGGCAAGACACCGGCGTATCTCGGTCACGCGGTCGCCATCCTCGTCTATCGCGACTTCGCGCGTTTTCGCTTCGCCAAGGACAAGCTCAAGTTCCACGACGAAATCATTCGCTACGGCGACGTCACGGGGCCGCTGGAGCGTGACCCGTGGGGCAGTTTCCGTTACGTGCGCGTGGGCGGCAAGACGGCGTATGACGATGACGTTTACTCCAGTCTCAAGGACGCCCCGATCTTCCCGAGCATGATGCGCAAGCACCTGCCGGTGTGGCCCGACGGTAACGATCACGGTAAGCTCGACGAGCAGGGCATGGCGTACGCAGGCAAGATCGGCGAATCGCTCTCGCATCCGCCGGCGAACTGGCTGGTGATGTCGCGCGAGTACCGCACGCAGTCCGTCGACACGGCGGCGCTCGAACCCGATAACGCCAACTGCTGGTACGACGCCGCCACGCAGACGCTGCACATGGTGGTGCCCACGCAGTCGCCGTCCGAAGTCGCCGAGAACGCGGCTGCGATGGCCGCGAAGGGGCATTTCCCGGTGAAGCGGCTGATCGTCTATCCGTGCTACACGGTGGGCTACGGCTCGAAAGGCCACTACAACATGCCGTTCTATGGGCTGGCCGCTGCGATGTACGGCGACGGCTTGCCGGTGCGCCTCGCCAACGATCGTTACGAGCAGTTTCAGACGTCGCTCAAGCGTCACGCCTTCACGATGCGCTATCGCATCGGCGTCGACAAAGAGACCGGCATGCTGCAAGCGTTCACGGCCGACATGGAGTGCAACGGCGGCGGACGCATGAACTTCTCGCCGTCGGTGGCGATGGTGGGCGCGACGGCGGCCCAGTCCATCTATTACTTCCCGCAGAGCGATCTGGCAAGCGTGGCGATTGCGTCGCGCGCCATCGATGCGGGGTCGGCGCGTGGCTACGGCACCTTGCAGTCGATGGCCGCGACCGAAATGATGATCGACGAGATGGCGGCGCAACTTGGCGTCGACGCCATGGACTTCCGTCTCAAGAACGCGCTGCGCTCGGGCATGAAAAACACGCAGGGTGCGATTCCTGCGGGTGCGGTGCGCGTGGACGAAGTGCTCGCACGCGCGAAGGCGCATCCGTTGTGGACGCAGCGCGACAAGAAAAAGGCCGAGTACGAGGCGGCGCACCCGGGGCGTCGCTACGGCGTGGGTTTTGCCTGCGTGCAGAAGGACTTCGGCACGGGCGCGGAGACGTCGTTCGCGCGCGTGGAGTTCGACGAAACCGGCAAGATTTCGCTGCATCACACGGCGGCCGAAATTGGCACGGGCACGTCGACGTCGCAGGCCGTAGCCGTGGCGAAGTGGCTCGGCATGCCCGCCACCGAGGTGCACATCGCCATCACCGACTGGCCCGAATTGCCGGTGGTGACCAGCGGCGATCCGTATCTGATGTCGCAGGCCGATCAGGACAGACTCGCCGCCAATCCGCGCTGGTCGCCGGGGTATGCGTCGCCGTCGAGCGCGACGAACTCGGCCTTCTATTTCACGCACAGCACGCGCGAAGCGGCGCGTCTGCTGTTCCTGCAAGGGCTGTGGCCGGCGGCGCTGTCGATCTGGCGTCGCGGGCTGGGCGGCGGGCAGGCCGCGCCGCTCGTCGTGCGTGCGGAAGATGCCCGCTGGGTCGACGGCAAGCTCTCGGCCGCCGGACTCGAAGCGTTGCCGCTCGGCTTGCTGGCGAAGACGGCCTACGAGCAGGGCTTCGTGACGGGCGCGACGGTGCACGTCTTCAACCGCTGGCAGTGGGCCGAAGCGGACTGGGATCTGGGAGACGGCGTGACGCAGCGTCTGCCGGTCGACGGCATCGCCCTGCGCTTCGGCAAGGGCGGGGCCAACGCATCGGCCGCTGGTGCGCAAGCGCCTGCCACGCAGACGCCGGCTGCCAAGGGTACACACCGTAGCGGCAACGCACCGGCGAAGTCGGCTTCATCGGCGATGGCAGCGGCGGCGGCGTCCGGTGCGCAGGGCGCGAAGGGGGCGCCGCAGCCCGCCGCAGCGGGGCAGCAAGTGGCGGCCCCCACGCCCGCGACCGGCTATCGCACGATGGACCGCAAGCGCGTGTATTACCCGCCCGTGCAGCGAAACAACGCGGCGGTGACGTATTACAGCGCCGTGGGCACGCTCGTCGGATTGTCCGTGCACGAAGCGTCGGGCAAGGTCGAATTGCTCACGCACCACTCCATCATGGAGTGCGGCAATCAGATCTCGCCGCAACTGGTTTCAGGCCAATTGCAGGGCGGTCTTGCGATGGGCATCGGTCACGCCTTGCACGAGTACCTGCCGTTATACGAAGACGGCCCCGGCAACGGCACGTGGAACTTCAATCGTTATCACCTGCCGCGCGCGGTGGACGTCGCCGTGTGGACGCAGACAGGTGAAGTGCTGCCTCCGATCTCCGAGACGGACGTGCCCAAGGGCATTGCCGAAGTCGTGATGATCCCGGTGGTGGGCGCGATTGTGAACGGCCTCGCGCACGCGATCGGCCATCGATTTACAGCGTTGCCGGTGACACCGGAGAAAATCCAGGAGGTACTGGCATGA
- a CDS encoding c-type cytochrome has translation MVPSLVTSAMAADAPAAASVPASASSVSAAAAAPATTPAAPSGLIARGKYLTRAADCAACHTRGDGAPFAGGVPLKSPFGTFYGTNITPDKANGIGGWTADEFYRALHDGIAPDKALYPAMPYTSYRQMTRADSDAIYAYLMSVKPAAVPNRKHDLSFPYNVRMAMRAWDWMFLKDTLPDASKGQSADWLRGRYLANALGHCAECHTPRGTFGQLDKAKPLGGAALARIAAPDLTPEALAARGWTVKDLRTFLGTGIAPQGSAFGEMYPVVHLSTQYLTPDDLRSLSTYLLGDAPPAPTPLPQNPDTSKLMAGRNMYLAVCAGCHAADGTGKPHVAVSMLGNSTVRQKDPRNLIGTILDGVEAQKFPGLEAMQDMPGFDKRLTDAQISELTNYLRVAYGGQAGDVNSEIVKQLRQK, from the coding sequence ATGGTGCCGTCGCTCGTGACGAGCGCGATGGCGGCGGATGCGCCTGCTGCGGCATCGGTCCCGGCGTCCGCATCATCGGTGTCGGCCGCCGCCGCCGCACCCGCCACGACACCGGCCGCTCCGTCCGGGCTGATCGCTCGCGGCAAGTATCTGACGCGCGCGGCCGACTGCGCCGCGTGCCATACGCGTGGGGACGGTGCGCCGTTTGCTGGGGGCGTGCCGCTCAAGTCGCCGTTCGGCACGTTCTACGGCACGAACATCACGCCGGACAAGGCGAACGGCATCGGCGGCTGGACGGCCGACGAGTTCTACCGCGCGTTGCATGACGGCATCGCACCGGACAAGGCGTTGTACCCGGCCATGCCGTACACGTCCTACCGGCAGATGACGCGCGCGGACAGCGACGCCATCTATGCTTACCTGATGTCGGTTAAACCCGCCGCCGTGCCTAATCGCAAGCACGACCTTTCGTTCCCGTACAACGTTCGCATGGCCATGCGCGCATGGGACTGGATGTTCCTCAAGGACACGCTGCCCGATGCGTCCAAAGGCCAGTCGGCGGACTGGCTGCGCGGGCGCTATCTCGCCAACGCGCTGGGCCACTGCGCGGAATGCCACACGCCGCGTGGCACGTTCGGTCAACTGGACAAGGCGAAGCCGCTCGGCGGCGCTGCGCTCGCGCGTATCGCTGCACCCGATCTGACGCCTGAGGCGCTGGCGGCACGCGGCTGGACGGTGAAGGATCTGCGAACGTTCCTTGGCACCGGCATTGCGCCCCAAGGCTCGGCGTTTGGCGAGATGTATCCGGTCGTGCATCTGAGCACGCAGTACCTCACGCCGGACGACCTGCGTTCGCTCTCGACGTACCTGCTCGGCGACGCACCACCCGCGCCGACGCCGTTGCCGCAGAACCCGGACACGAGCAAGCTGATGGCGGGACGCAATATGTATCTGGCGGTGTGCGCCGGATGCCACGCGGCGGACGGCACCGGCAAGCCGCACGTGGCCGTCTCGATGCTGGGCAATTCGACCGTACGTCAGAAGGATCCGCGCAATCTGATCGGCACGATTCTCGATGGTGTGGAAGCGCAGAAATTCCCGGGGCTGGAAGCGATGCAGGACATGCCGGGCTTCGACAAACGTCTGACCGATGCGCAGATCTCCGAGCTGACCAACTACCTGCGCGTGGCCTACGGCGGGCAGGCGGGCGATGTGAACTCCGAGATCGTCAAGCAGTTGCGTCAGAAGTAA
- a CDS encoding (2Fe-2S)-binding protein: MTDTSSAPQAASNANAASGAEAPMNIASAASAAAAAPAVPAASPAPASGKKPWETLPVTVKINGESHGPMDVPAGLMMIDFLHETLGLTGSRLGCGQGICHACVVIVDHADGTSETVRTCITGANYFDGKTVRTVEGHATRDADGQVTLAPIQQAFLDHFSFQCGYCTPGFVNAATVLIERLKRNPIARADLEGAITEGLNDQICRCTGYVRYYEAVRDVVLKTPGCIKDSK, encoded by the coding sequence ATGACGGATACGAGTAGCGCACCGCAGGCCGCGTCGAATGCGAACGCGGCCTCAGGCGCCGAAGCCCCAATGAACATCGCGAGCGCGGCGAGTGCCGCTGCCGCAGCACCGGCTGTCCCCGCTGCATCGCCTGCGCCCGCCAGCGGCAAGAAGCCGTGGGAGACGTTGCCCGTGACGGTCAAGATTAACGGCGAGTCGCACGGTCCGATGGACGTACCCGCCGGTCTCATGATGATCGACTTCCTGCACGAGACGCTGGGCCTGACCGGCTCGCGTCTGGGCTGCGGTCAGGGCATCTGCCACGCCTGCGTGGTGATCGTCGATCACGCCGACGGCACCAGCGAAACGGTGCGCACCTGCATTACCGGCGCGAACTATTTCGACGGCAAGACAGTGCGTACGGTGGAAGGCCACGCGACGCGTGACGCCGATGGCCAAGTCACGCTCGCCCCCATCCAACAGGCGTTCCTCGATCACTTCAGCTTTCAGTGTGGCTACTGCACGCCTGGCTTCGTGAACGCGGCAACGGTGCTGATCGAGCGACTGAAGCGCAACCCGATTGCACGCGCCGATCTGGAAGGTGCGATCACCGAAGGACTGAACGATCAGATCTGCCGGTGCACGGGCTACGTGCGCTACTACGAGGCCGTGCGCGACGTCGTACTGAAGACGCCCGGTTGCATCAAGGACTCGAAATGA
- a CDS encoding helix-turn-helix domain-containing protein → MDINERIARHVRDLRSERGYSLDTLAERSGVSRSSISLIERAQTSPTANVLEKLATALDVTLASLFDAHAKDDKPPSPLARRADQPVWTDPDSGYVRRNLSPAQPSPLQFVEVHFPPGERVAYDTGARDNEVWQQIWVVDGTIEITLGDTTWRLDTGDCLAMRLDQPIGFHNPASATARYLVGLVTLPFVAPRRMP, encoded by the coding sequence ATGGATATCAACGAACGCATTGCCCGTCACGTACGCGACCTGCGCAGCGAGCGCGGCTATTCCCTCGACACGTTGGCGGAGCGCAGCGGCGTGAGTCGCTCGAGTATCTCGCTCATCGAGCGTGCGCAAACGAGCCCGACGGCCAATGTGCTGGAAAAGCTCGCCACGGCGCTCGACGTCACGCTGGCTTCGCTCTTCGACGCCCACGCGAAGGACGACAAGCCGCCCTCGCCGCTCGCCCGTCGTGCCGATCAGCCGGTGTGGACCGATCCGGATTCCGGCTATGTGAGACGCAACCTCTCGCCAGCCCAACCGTCACCGCTCCAGTTCGTGGAAGTGCATTTCCCGCCGGGCGAGCGTGTCGCCTACGACACCGGCGCGCGAGACAACGAAGTCTGGCAGCAGATCTGGGTCGTCGACGGCACCATCGAAATCACGCTCGGCGACACCACGTGGCGACTCGATACCGGCGATTGCCTGGCGATGCGCCTCGATCAACCGATCGGCTTTCATAATCCTGCGTCGGCCACTGCCCGCTATCTCGTCGGGCTCGTGACGCTGCCGTTCGTCGCTCCCCGGAGAATGCCCTGA